From a single Streptomyces liliifuscus genomic region:
- the rox gene encoding rifampin monooxygenase, which translates to MDADTDTATDLDTATFDVIIAGCGPTGATLAAELRLHDVRVLVLEKETEPASFVRIVGLHIRSVELMAMRGLLDRVLEHGRKRPAAGFFAAIHKPAPEGLDSAHAYLLGIPQPVVVRLLEEHAIELGARVRRGCAVAGLEQDDEGVTVDLADGEQVRARYLVGCDGGRSTVRKLLGVGFPGEPSRTETLMGEMQVGVPQEEVAAKVAEIGGTNQRFWLRPFGEKAYSVVVPAAGVGDRAEPPTLQDFRQQLRAIAGTDFGVHSPRWLSRFGDATRLVERYRVGRVLLAGDAAHIHPPVGGQGLNLGVQDAFNLGWKLAAQIRGWAPETLLDTYQAERHPVAEDVLDNTRAQMELHSTEPGPQALRRLLTELMDFDEVNRHLIEKITAIGIRYDFGEGPDLLGRRLRDIDVRQGHLFGLLHRGRGLLLDRTERLTVGGWSDRVDHLSDPTAALDVPCVLLRPDGHVAWIGDDQRDLDDHLARWFGRPAN; encoded by the coding sequence ATGGATGCGGATACGGATACGGCGACGGATCTGGATACGGCCACGTTCGACGTGATCATTGCCGGGTGCGGGCCGACCGGCGCGACGCTGGCCGCCGAACTGCGGCTGCACGATGTGCGGGTACTCGTCCTGGAGAAGGAAACCGAGCCCGCCTCGTTCGTCCGCATCGTCGGTCTGCACATTCGCAGTGTCGAGCTGATGGCAATGCGCGGACTGCTGGATCGCGTTCTCGAACACGGAAGAAAGCGTCCGGCCGCCGGATTCTTCGCCGCCATCCACAAACCCGCGCCCGAGGGCCTGGATTCCGCGCACGCCTATCTGCTGGGCATCCCGCAGCCGGTCGTCGTCCGCCTGCTCGAAGAGCACGCGATCGAACTGGGTGCGCGGGTCCGGCGCGGTTGTGCGGTGGCTGGTCTCGAACAGGACGACGAGGGCGTGACCGTCGACCTTGCTGACGGCGAGCAGGTGCGTGCGCGTTATCTCGTCGGCTGTGACGGCGGGCGCAGTACGGTACGCAAACTGCTCGGCGTCGGCTTCCCCGGCGAGCCCTCGCGGACCGAGACGCTTATGGGCGAGATGCAAGTGGGTGTGCCGCAGGAGGAGGTCGCCGCCAAGGTGGCCGAAATCGGCGGGACCAATCAGCGGTTCTGGCTCAGGCCCTTCGGCGAAAAGGCGTACAGCGTCGTAGTTCCCGCCGCGGGAGTCGGCGACCGCGCGGAACCGCCCACCCTCCAGGATTTCAGGCAGCAGCTGCGGGCGATCGCCGGAACCGATTTCGGCGTGCACTCCCCGCGCTGGCTGTCCCGCTTCGGGGACGCCACCCGGCTCGTCGAGCGTTATCGGGTCGGGCGGGTGCTGCTGGCCGGCGACGCGGCACACATCCATCCACCCGTCGGCGGACAGGGTCTCAACCTGGGCGTTCAGGACGCGTTCAACCTCGGCTGGAAACTGGCCGCACAGATCCGCGGCTGGGCGCCGGAAACGCTGCTGGACACCTACCAGGCCGAACGTCATCCGGTCGCCGAGGACGTGCTGGACAACACCCGCGCCCAGATGGAACTGCACTCCACCGAACCGGGCCCGCAGGCCCTGCGCAGGCTGCTCACCGAACTGATGGACTTCGACGAGGTGAACCGCCACCTGATCGAGAAGATCACCGCGATCGGCATCCGCTACGACTTCGGCGAAGGCCCCGACCTGCTCGGCCGCCGCCTGCGCGACATCGACGTGAGACAGGGCCACCTCTTCGGCCTGCTGCACCGAGGCCGAGGCCTGCTGCTGGACCGTACCGAACGCCTGACCGTCGGCGGCTGGTCGGACCGGGTCGATCACCTCTCGGATCCCACCGCGGCACTGGACGTTCCGTGCGTCCTGCTACGCCCCGACGGCCACGTCGCCTGGATCGGCGACGACCAGCGGGACCTGGACGACCACCTCGCCCGCTGGTTCGGCAGGCCCGCCAACTGA